The following coding sequences are from one Oryzisolibacter sp. LB2S window:
- the alkB gene encoding DNA oxidative demethylase AlkB codes for MTKHAVDDLFADDPHAPDAFALGAQALLLRGFALAQADELLRGVAHVVQEAPWRHMQTPGGQSMSVAMTGCGPLSWVSDRRGYRYAGLDPLTGRPWPAMPAAFARLARQAAERAGFVGFAPDACLINRYAPGARMSLHQDRDECDLTAPIVSVSLGLPAVFLWGGTTRTERAQRVPLAHGDVVVWGGVDRLRYHGVLPVAPGQHPATGDCRINLTLRRAR; via the coding sequence ATGACCAAGCACGCCGTGGACGATTTGTTTGCCGACGACCCGCATGCGCCCGACGCCTTCGCGCTCGGCGCGCAGGCGCTGCTGCTGCGCGGCTTTGCACTGGCGCAGGCGGATGAGTTGCTGCGCGGCGTGGCGCATGTCGTGCAGGAGGCACCCTGGCGCCATATGCAGACGCCGGGCGGCCAGTCCATGTCGGTGGCCATGACGGGCTGCGGGCCACTCTCCTGGGTCAGCGACCGGCGGGGCTACCGCTATGCCGGGCTTGACCCGCTCACGGGCCGGCCCTGGCCCGCCATGCCCGCGGCGTTTGCGCGGCTCGCGCGGCAGGCGGCCGAGCGCGCGGGCTTTGTGGGCTTTGCGCCCGACGCCTGCCTGATCAACCGCTACGCGCCCGGCGCGCGCATGTCGTTGCACCAGGACCGCGACGAGTGCGACCTCACCGCCCCCATCGTCTCCGTTTCCCTGGGCCTGCCGGCGGTGTTTCTGTGGGGCGGCACCACGCGCACAGAGCGCGCGCAGCGCGTGCCGCTCGCGCATGGTGATGTGGTGGTCTGGGGCGGCGTGGATCGGCTGCGCTACCACGGCGTGCTGCCCGTGGCGCCCGGCCAGCACCCGGCCACGGGCGACTGCCGCATCAACCTCACGCTGCGCCGCGCACGGTGA
- the infA gene encoding translation initiation factor IF-1 has protein sequence MSHKEELIEMQGKVDEVLPDARFRVTLDNGHRLIAYSGGKMRKHRIRVLAGDTVSLEMSPYDLSKGRITFRHLPPRAGGAARAPAHHRR, from the coding sequence ATGTCCCACAAGGAAGAACTGATCGAGATGCAAGGCAAGGTCGACGAGGTGCTGCCCGACGCGCGCTTTCGCGTCACGCTGGACAACGGCCACCGGCTCATTGCCTACTCGGGCGGCAAGATGCGCAAGCACCGCATCCGTGTGCTCGCGGGCGACACCGTGTCGCTGGAGATGTCGCCCTACGACCTGAGCAAGGGCCGCATCACCTTCCGCCACCTGCCGCCGCGCGCGGGTGGCGCGGCGCGCGCGCCGGCACACCATCGTCGCTGA
- a CDS encoding UbiA family prenyltransferase — protein sequence MSAADIPLVVDLDGTLTPTDTLLESLVELGRHSPTSLLLLPLWLLSGRAGFKEAIAGRVHLDADRLPYNQPLLDYLREQKAQGRTIVLATAAHHSIAEPVARHLGLFDQVLATRPENNLKGKAKLQAIQEQVGKEFVYAGDCAADLPIWQQAQAAVLVGAPERIASEVREHTPIERTFQRPAGGLSTWLRALRVHQWIKNVLLFVPMLTAFEFTDIGKLMHMVLAFLAFSLAASATYVVNDLWDLAADRAHPRKRLRPFASGALPIHHGVLVAGVLLVLSLILATAVSPGFLGMLLAYLALTIFYSWVVKEYVLMDVLMLSVLFTIRILAGAVAIGVATSSWLLAFSVFTFLSLALVKRCAELMVLKDSGSAATRGRDYRVTDLVVLWPLGVGAALCAVVVFGLFISAPETQTRYATPQLLWLVAVGLVYWMARLWIKTSRGEMHDDPVVYALKDRGSRFVVLAMVAAVLAAHFLALDLHP from the coding sequence GTGAGCGCAGCGGACATTCCCCTGGTCGTGGACCTGGACGGCACCCTCACGCCGACGGACACGCTGCTCGAATCACTGGTGGAGCTCGGCCGGCATTCACCCACCAGTCTGCTGTTGCTGCCGCTCTGGCTGCTGAGCGGCCGTGCCGGCTTCAAGGAGGCGATCGCCGGGCGCGTCCACCTGGACGCCGACCGACTGCCCTACAACCAGCCGCTGCTCGACTACCTGCGCGAGCAGAAGGCGCAGGGCCGCACGATCGTGCTGGCCACGGCGGCGCATCACAGCATCGCCGAGCCGGTGGCGCGGCACCTGGGGCTGTTCGATCAGGTGCTCGCCACGCGGCCGGAGAACAACCTCAAGGGCAAGGCCAAGCTCCAGGCCATACAGGAACAGGTGGGCAAGGAGTTTGTGTATGCGGGCGACTGCGCGGCCGACCTGCCGATCTGGCAGCAGGCCCAGGCCGCCGTCCTGGTGGGCGCGCCCGAGCGCATCGCATCCGAGGTGCGCGAGCACACGCCGATCGAGCGCACCTTTCAGCGCCCCGCGGGCGGTCTTTCCACCTGGCTGCGCGCCCTGCGCGTGCACCAGTGGATCAAGAACGTGCTGCTGTTCGTGCCCATGCTCACGGCCTTCGAGTTCACCGACATCGGCAAGCTCATGCACATGGTGCTGGCCTTTCTCGCTTTCTCTCTCGCGGCCTCGGCCACCTACGTGGTCAACGATCTCTGGGATCTGGCGGCCGACCGCGCCCATCCGCGCAAGCGCCTGCGGCCGTTTGCCAGCGGCGCCCTGCCCATTCACCACGGGGTTCTGGTCGCCGGGGTGCTGCTGGTGCTGTCGCTCATCCTCGCGACGGCCGTGTCGCCCGGCTTTCTGGGCATGCTGCTGGCCTATCTGGCACTGACGATCTTCTACAGCTGGGTGGTCAAGGAGTATGTGCTCATGGATGTGCTCATGCTGTCGGTGCTCTTCACCATCCGCATCCTTGCCGGTGCCGTGGCCATCGGCGTCGCTACGAGCTCCTGGCTGCTGGCGTTCTCGGTCTTCACCTTCCTGAGCCTGGCGCTCGTCAAGCGCTGCGCGGAGCTCATGGTGCTCAAGGATTCGGGCAGCGCCGCCACGCGCGGGCGGGACTACCGAGTCACCGATCTCGTTGTGCTGTGGCCGCTGGGCGTGGGAGCTGCCCTGTGCGCCGTGGTCGTGTTCGGCCTGTTCATCAGCGCGCCTGAGACCCAGACGCGCTATGCCACACCACAGCTGCTGTGGCTGGTCGCCGTGGGGCTGGTGTACTGGATGGCGCGCCTGTGGATCAAGACCTCGCGCGGCGAGATGCACGACGACCCTGTGGTCTACGCCCTCAAGGACCGCGGCAGCCGTTTCGTGGTGCTGGCCATGGTCGCCGCGGTTCTGGCCGCCCATTTTCTTGCATTGGATCTGCACCCATGA
- a CDS encoding serine protease: MRLQRAIVRCLLLFVLQCAWGQVALAQLPDTVERVKPSVVLVGAYRATDNPRFEYVGTGFVVGDGLRVVTNAHVAQRIPTGGEKGAALVVQVRSGPNAWVMRPARLLEANTEQDLALLQIEGAAVPALSVAASDHVREGQDLAFMGFPVGGVLGFSSVTHRATVSSITTMALPSPTSQQLNARAIRSMRAGPLQVFQLDGTAYPGNSGGPLFDPQSGAVLGVISMVWIKGTREAALSQPSGITYAIPSRYVLELLARHH; encoded by the coding sequence ATGAGGCTCCAACGCGCCATTGTGCGGTGCTTGCTGCTGTTTGTCCTGCAATGCGCATGGGGCCAGGTGGCGTTGGCGCAGTTGCCCGATACCGTCGAGCGCGTCAAGCCCTCGGTGGTGCTGGTGGGCGCCTACCGCGCCACGGACAACCCGCGCTTTGAGTATGTCGGCACGGGCTTTGTGGTCGGTGATGGGCTGCGCGTGGTGACCAATGCCCATGTGGCGCAGCGCATCCCCACCGGGGGAGAGAAAGGGGCGGCGCTGGTCGTGCAGGTGCGCTCGGGCCCCAATGCCTGGGTCATGCGCCCGGCCAGGCTGCTTGAGGCCAACACCGAGCAGGACCTGGCCCTGCTGCAGATCGAGGGCGCCGCCGTGCCCGCGCTGAGCGTGGCCGCGTCCGATCACGTGCGCGAGGGACAGGATCTGGCGTTCATGGGCTTTCCCGTGGGCGGTGTGCTGGGGTTTTCTTCCGTGACGCACCGTGCCACCGTGTCCTCTATTACCACCATGGCCTTGCCCAGCCCGACCAGCCAGCAGCTCAACGCGCGTGCCATCCGCAGCATGCGCGCCGGCCCGCTGCAGGTTTTTCAGCTCGATGGCACGGCCTACCCGGGCAACAGCGGTGGGCCCCTGTTCGACCCGCAGAGCGGTGCGGTACTGGGCGTCATCAGCATGGTGTGGATCAAGGGTACGCGCGAGGCGGCCCTGAGCCAGCCCTCGGGCATCACCTACGCCATCCCCAGCCGCTACGTGCTGGAGTTGCTGGCGCGTCATCACTGA
- the prsT gene encoding XrtA/PEP-CTERM system TPR-repeat protein PrsT, which produces MKASVSRRFGPAATLAVALVVSACGGDSPDTLIASAQDYLNRKDVPAAIIQLKNALKADPNSAKARLMLGQALMASGDAAGAATEFGKAKDQGVPPDEVVPLLAQALLQSGEFRKITTELGKQQLASADAQASFKTSLAIAWLRQGERERASESLEDALKAKADYAPAFLEQARISAASGDLDGALAGLDRVPRQSAAAPEALKLRGDLLLYGKQDQKGAMAAYEEAVKVDPSYKEGRAGIVELLLVQGKLDEADKVLQELVKEVPGRPMTVYLQTMQAYAKKDYKNGKELSQKLLNMTPESYRALELAGMIELQLGANVQAEALLGKALQINPGLSMARRGLITTNVRLGRLDKAMALLPPNLEQNDRDPAMLALAGQVYMLQGDMERAQRFFARASRLDPKDPVKRTTLALSHLAAGQGDTALGELRDIAATDDGVVADMALINALLRQGKVDDALKAVAALEKKRPTDALPAFLRGRALLQKRDAAGARKAMEQALKLDPDYFPAVGVLAAIDNSEKKPEDARARLEAAIKRQPANVRAYQMLLELRAAHGADKAEQIGILRRAIDGAPNSPVPSLLLTEFLLRSGENKEALAVAQKAVAAMPDEAPLLDALGRAQSANGEHNQALASFGRMQSLQPQSPVPALRMASASLIAGDRAAADKHLRKALELDPRSLEAQQGLASLAMDAKKPDEALAIGRSIQQQRPKEQVGYLLEAQIHAANKEWDKATDILRAGLKQVASPELAIRLHGVLVAAGKKADADRVASDWRRAHPKDPAFPFYLASQALNANNLTEGLRSFEQVLQLQPDNAVALNNVAWIKGQLGRDGALADAERANTLAPNQPPFMDTWAMLLSAANQHDRAIELQKKVVQLQPKALAYKLNLAKIYLKAGQKDAARPLLDEIAAAGTAFGGQEEVERLRKSL; this is translated from the coding sequence ATGAAGGCTTCCGTTTCCCGCCGTTTTGGTCCTGCGGCCACCCTGGCCGTCGCACTCGTGGTGTCGGCCTGCGGTGGCGACAGCCCCGATACGCTGATCGCCTCGGCCCAGGATTACCTGAACCGCAAGGACGTGCCCGCGGCCATCATTCAGCTCAAGAATGCGCTGAAGGCGGATCCCAATTCCGCCAAGGCACGACTCATGCTCGGGCAGGCCCTGATGGCCAGCGGCGATGCGGCGGGTGCCGCGACCGAGTTCGGCAAGGCCAAGGATCAGGGCGTCCCACCCGACGAGGTCGTGCCGCTGCTGGCGCAGGCCCTGCTTCAGAGTGGCGAATTCCGCAAGATCACGACGGAGCTGGGCAAGCAGCAGCTTGCCAGCGCCGATGCCCAGGCCAGTTTCAAGACCAGCCTGGCCATCGCATGGCTGCGACAGGGGGAGCGGGAAAGGGCGAGTGAGAGCCTCGAAGATGCACTCAAGGCCAAGGCCGACTATGCCCCGGCGTTCCTGGAGCAGGCCCGCATCAGCGCGGCCAGCGGCGATCTGGACGGCGCGCTGGCGGGGCTGGACAGGGTGCCGCGTCAGTCGGCCGCCGCGCCCGAGGCGCTCAAGCTGCGCGGGGATCTGCTGCTCTATGGCAAGCAGGATCAGAAGGGTGCGATGGCCGCCTACGAGGAGGCGGTGAAGGTCGACCCCAGCTACAAGGAAGGCCGTGCCGGCATCGTTGAACTGCTGCTGGTTCAGGGCAAGCTCGACGAAGCGGACAAGGTGCTGCAGGAACTGGTCAAGGAGGTTCCTGGCCGTCCCATGACCGTGTACCTGCAGACCATGCAAGCCTATGCCAAGAAGGACTACAAGAATGGCAAGGAGCTTTCGCAGAAGCTCTTGAATATGACGCCCGAGAGCTATCGGGCGCTTGAGCTCGCCGGCATGATCGAGCTGCAGCTCGGGGCCAACGTGCAGGCCGAGGCGTTGCTGGGCAAGGCGCTGCAGATCAACCCGGGGCTGTCCATGGCCCGACGCGGCCTCATTACCACCAACGTGCGCCTGGGCCGTCTCGACAAGGCCATGGCCCTTCTGCCCCCGAATCTGGAGCAGAACGACCGCGACCCCGCCATGCTCGCTCTTGCCGGTCAGGTGTACATGCTTCAGGGTGATATGGAGCGCGCGCAGCGTTTCTTTGCGCGCGCGTCCAGGCTGGATCCCAAGGACCCCGTCAAGCGCACCACGCTGGCGCTGTCCCACCTGGCCGCGGGGCAGGGGGACACGGCACTCGGCGAGCTGCGGGATATCGCGGCGACGGACGACGGCGTGGTGGCCGACATGGCGCTGATCAATGCCCTGCTGCGTCAGGGCAAGGTGGATGACGCCCTGAAGGCCGTTGCCGCCCTGGAGAAGAAGCGTCCCACCGATGCCTTGCCGGCCTTCCTGCGTGGGCGGGCATTGCTGCAGAAGCGCGACGCCGCCGGCGCGCGCAAGGCCATGGAGCAGGCGCTGAAGCTCGATCCGGACTACTTCCCGGCCGTGGGCGTGCTGGCCGCGATCGACAACAGCGAAAAGAAGCCCGAGGACGCGCGTGCGCGGCTGGAGGCGGCCATCAAACGTCAGCCGGCCAACGTGCGTGCCTACCAGATGCTGCTGGAGCTGCGCGCCGCACATGGCGCCGACAAGGCAGAGCAGATCGGCATCTTGCGCAGGGCCATCGACGGAGCGCCCAACAGCCCAGTGCCGTCGCTGCTGCTCACCGAGTTTTTGCTGCGCAGCGGCGAGAACAAGGAGGCATTGGCCGTGGCGCAGAAGGCCGTCGCCGCCATGCCCGACGAGGCGCCGCTGCTCGATGCATTGGGGCGCGCCCAGTCCGCCAATGGTGAACACAACCAGGCATTGGCGAGCTTTGGCCGCATGCAGTCGCTGCAGCCGCAATCGCCCGTGCCCGCTTTGCGCATGGCAAGTGCCAGCCTGATCGCCGGCGACCGTGCCGCGGCCGACAAGCACCTGCGCAAGGCGCTGGAGCTCGATCCGAGGTCTCTCGAGGCGCAGCAAGGCCTGGCCAGCCTGGCCATGGATGCCAAGAAGCCCGACGAGGCGCTGGCCATCGGCCGCAGCATTCAGCAGCAAAGGCCCAAGGAACAGGTAGGCTATCTGTTGGAAGCCCAGATCCATGCCGCCAACAAGGAATGGGACAAGGCCACAGATATCCTGCGCGCCGGCCTCAAGCAGGTCGCCAGTCCGGAACTGGCCATCCGCCTGCATGGCGTGCTGGTGGCGGCGGGCAAGAAGGCGGATGCGGACCGTGTGGCCTCCGACTGGCGCCGTGCTCACCCCAAGGATCCCGCGTTCCCCTTCTACCTGGCCAGCCAGGCCTTGAATGCCAACAACCTGACCGAGGGGCTGCGCAGCTTTGAACAGGTGTTGCAGCTGCAGCCGGACAACGCCGTTGCGCTGAACAATGTGGCCTGGATCAAGGGGCAGCTCGGGCGTGATGGCGCACTCGCCGATGCCGAGCGCGCCAATACCCTGGCACCGAACCAGCCGCCCTTCATGGACACCTGGGCCATGTTGCTGTCCGCCGCCAACCAGCATGATCGTGCGATCGAGTTGCAGAAGAAGGTGGTGCAGCTGCAGCCCAAGGCGCTTGCCTACAAGCTGAACCTTGCGAAGATCTACCTCAAGGCCGGGCAGAAGGACGCGGCCAGGCCGTTGCTCGACGAGATTGCGGCGGCTGGCACGGCCTTTGGCGGTCAGGAAGAGGTGGAACGGCTGCGCAAGTCGCTGTGA
- the prsR gene encoding PEP-CTERM-box response regulator transcription factor, protein MSADKLQPLLIVEDDLALQKQIKWSLDRFESVTAPDRENAMAQLRRHAPAVVTMDLGLPPDADSVSEGFRLLEQILAAAPDTKVIVLTGQNDQANALKAVAMGAYDFLAKPFEPEVLDLCVERAFRMYELQAENKRLQAMQVPDASAGLITRDPQMLRICRTIEKVANTNASVMLLGESGTGKEVLARSLHQQSNRKGGKFVAINCAAIPENLLESELFGYEKGAFTGAAKTTPGKIESANGGTLMLDEIGDMPMPLQAKLLRFLQERVVERIGGRDVIPVDVRIVCATHQNLAQCIKEGRFREDLYYRLAEIVVDIPPLRARVGDAALLAHAFVRRFGQDHGRNLSLADDALRAIEAHPWPGNIRELENRIKRATIMADGNQIMAADVGLMDAGNAQDDRSLDLRVVREEAEKRAVLAAIARADGTVAKAADLLGISRPTLYDLMHRMGLKS, encoded by the coding sequence ATGAGTGCGGACAAGCTGCAGCCCCTGCTGATCGTCGAGGACGACCTCGCGCTGCAAAAGCAGATCAAGTGGTCGCTCGATCGTTTCGAATCCGTCACGGCACCCGACCGTGAGAACGCCATGGCGCAACTGCGCCGTCACGCCCCTGCCGTGGTGACCATGGATCTGGGGCTGCCGCCGGATGCCGATTCGGTCTCGGAAGGGTTCAGGTTGCTGGAGCAGATTCTGGCGGCCGCGCCCGACACCAAGGTCATTGTGTTGACGGGCCAGAACGACCAGGCGAACGCGCTCAAGGCCGTGGCCATGGGCGCATACGACTTCCTGGCCAAGCCCTTCGAGCCGGAGGTGCTCGATCTGTGCGTCGAGCGGGCCTTTCGCATGTACGAGTTGCAGGCCGAGAACAAGCGGCTGCAGGCGATGCAGGTGCCGGACGCGAGTGCGGGCCTCATCACGCGGGACCCGCAGATGCTGCGCATCTGCCGCACCATCGAAAAGGTGGCCAACACGAATGCGTCGGTGATGCTGCTTGGTGAAAGTGGCACGGGCAAGGAGGTGCTGGCGCGCAGCCTGCATCAGCAGTCCAACCGCAAGGGCGGAAAGTTCGTGGCCATCAATTGCGCGGCCATTCCCGAGAACCTGCTCGAAAGCGAGCTTTTCGGCTACGAAAAAGGGGCCTTCACAGGGGCCGCCAAGACCACGCCCGGCAAGATTGAGTCCGCCAATGGGGGCACGTTGATGCTCGATGAAATTGGCGATATGCCCATGCCCCTGCAGGCCAAGCTGCTGCGTTTTTTGCAGGAACGCGTGGTCGAGCGCATCGGTGGGCGCGACGTCATTCCCGTCGATGTGCGCATCGTCTGCGCCACGCATCAGAATCTTGCGCAATGCATCAAGGAAGGGCGTTTTCGCGAGGACCTGTATTACCGCCTGGCGGAAATCGTGGTCGACATACCGCCCCTGCGCGCACGCGTGGGCGATGCGGCATTGCTTGCCCATGCCTTTGTGCGCCGGTTCGGCCAGGACCATGGCCGCAACCTGAGCCTGGCCGACGATGCCTTGCGAGCGATCGAGGCCCATCCCTGGCCGGGCAACATCCGCGAACTCGAGAACCGCATCAAGCGCGCCACCATCATGGCCGATGGCAACCAGATCATGGCCGCCGATGTGGGCCTGATGGACGCCGGCAACGCGCAGGACGACCGCAGCCTCGACCTGCGCGTGGTGCGCGAGGAAGCAGAAAAACGCGCCGTACTGGCGGCGATTGCCCGTGCCGATGGTACTGTTGCCAAGGCGGCCGACCTGCTGGGCATCAGCCGTCCGACCCTGTATGACCTGATGCATCGCATGGGCCTGAAATCCTGA
- the prsK gene encoding XrtA/PEP-CTERM system histidine kinase PrsK — translation MSDTESSIFFWGWVLAAGAYGLMLLRLLSQQHLRTKDGRIATTMLAAVVMTLLWSGSSLLGLTNHPSWWFVAQVADVLRYLCWAGFVALFLADPEGRWRKRWPVLAAAGLLGAPALVAIANVGAGVTGHAFLMVLLSIAGLVLLEQLLRNLPEDSLWSAKPVCLGLAGTFLFDLYLFSQGVLFQGLDPDALSVRPFVHAFMVPLLLLATTRHRNWIAKIHVSHKVIFHSASLVLVGLYLIFMAAVGYYVRYFGGAWGGALQLGLVFLALVLAIAVVLSASLRATLRVFLGKHFFRYRFDYREEWLKFTATVSSHDHPQEAGRNVIRGLADMLESPAGALWLLRPEDDQFRQVARWNLPLAAQTVDRDGALPDFLRSTGWVVNLDEWRAAPSRYRDMQIPDWLAQYPQAWLLVPLWQGKGLLGFVLLASPRTAVDVNWEVIDLLKTAGRQAASILAQMQATEALLESRKFEAFSRMSAFVVHDLKNIVAQLSLMVKNAKRLQNNPEFQADMLMTVENSLERMRQLMLQLREGAASGAAAVGVELGKIAERLAANAARRDRTLHVYNSSHVFTRGHEDRLERVIGHLVQNALDATDGADRVWIKVDRFGSHARVEVGDEGEGMTEEFIQTRLFKPFQTTKESGMGIGTYESFQYVQELGGKVSVDSKVGQGTVVSLLLPLIEISRDSDLQL, via the coding sequence ATGAGTGACACGGAAAGCAGCATCTTCTTCTGGGGCTGGGTGCTGGCCGCTGGGGCCTATGGCTTGATGCTGCTGCGCCTGCTCAGCCAGCAGCACTTGCGTACCAAGGATGGCCGCATCGCGACGACGATGCTTGCGGCCGTCGTCATGACGCTGCTGTGGAGCGGCAGCAGTCTGCTGGGATTGACGAATCACCCGTCATGGTGGTTCGTGGCGCAGGTGGCAGATGTGCTGCGCTACCTTTGCTGGGCTGGCTTTGTGGCGCTGTTTCTGGCCGACCCTGAAGGGCGTTGGCGCAAGCGCTGGCCGGTGCTCGCGGCGGCGGGACTCCTGGGCGCTCCGGCCCTGGTGGCAATCGCGAATGTCGGTGCAGGCGTGACGGGGCATGCCTTCCTGATGGTGTTGCTGTCGATTGCAGGCCTGGTGCTGCTCGAGCAGTTGCTGCGCAATCTGCCGGAGGACTCCCTGTGGAGCGCCAAGCCTGTGTGCCTGGGGCTTGCGGGCACCTTTCTGTTCGATCTGTACCTGTTCTCTCAGGGCGTGCTGTTCCAGGGGCTGGATCCCGATGCATTGAGTGTCCGTCCGTTCGTGCACGCCTTCATGGTGCCCCTGCTGCTGCTGGCGACCACGCGCCACCGCAACTGGATCGCCAAGATTCACGTGTCGCACAAGGTCATCTTCCATTCGGCGTCGCTGGTGCTGGTGGGGCTGTACCTGATCTTCATGGCCGCGGTGGGCTACTACGTGCGCTATTTCGGCGGCGCATGGGGTGGGGCGCTGCAACTGGGGCTGGTTTTTCTGGCACTGGTACTGGCCATTGCCGTGGTGCTGTCGGCCTCGCTGCGCGCCACCCTGCGGGTCTTTCTGGGCAAGCACTTCTTCCGCTATCGCTTCGACTACCGCGAGGAGTGGCTGAAGTTCACCGCAACGGTGTCGAGCCACGACCACCCGCAGGAGGCGGGCCGCAACGTCATCCGGGGCCTTGCGGACATGTTGGAGAGTCCGGCGGGTGCGTTGTGGCTGCTGCGCCCGGAGGACGACCAGTTTCGCCAGGTGGCGCGCTGGAACCTGCCGCTGGCAGCGCAGACAGTGGACCGAGATGGGGCGTTGCCGGACTTTCTGCGCTCCACGGGTTGGGTGGTCAATCTCGATGAGTGGCGTGCCGCGCCATCACGCTATCGCGACATGCAGATACCGGACTGGCTGGCCCAGTATCCCCAGGCCTGGCTGTTGGTGCCGCTGTGGCAGGGCAAGGGCTTGCTGGGCTTCGTGCTGCTGGCCAGCCCGCGCACGGCCGTGGACGTGAACTGGGAGGTGATCGATCTTCTGAAGACGGCGGGTCGGCAGGCCGCGAGCATTCTTGCGCAAATGCAGGCGACCGAGGCGCTGCTCGAATCGCGCAAGTTCGAGGCCTTCAGCCGCATGTCGGCCTTCGTGGTGCACGATCTGAAAAACATTGTTGCCCAGCTGTCGCTCATGGTCAAAAACGCCAAGCGTCTGCAGAACAATCCCGAGTTTCAGGCCGACATGCTGATGACCGTGGAAAACTCTCTGGAGCGCATGCGGCAATTGATGTTGCAATTGCGTGAGGGGGCGGCATCTGGGGCAGCGGCTGTCGGTGTGGAGCTCGGCAAGATCGCCGAACGGCTCGCGGCAAATGCCGCACGCCGCGATCGCACATTGCACGTGTACAATTCGTCACATGTTTTTACGCGCGGTCACGAAGATCGACTTGAGCGCGTCATAGGGCACCTGGTGCAGAACGCACTCGATGCCACCGATGGCGCCGACCGGGTGTGGATCAAGGTCGATCGTTTCGGCAGTCATGCCCGCGTGGAGGTGGGTGACGAGGGAGAGGGCATGACCGAGGAGTTCATCCAGACGCGTTTGTTCAAACCTTTTCAGACGACCAAGGAGTCTGGCATGGGCATTGGCACTTACGAGAGCTTTCAGTACGTGCAGGAGTTGGGGGGGAAGGTGTCGGTGGACAGCAAGGTGGGCCAGGGAACGGTCGTGAGCCTGCTGCTTCCGCTCATCGAGATCAGCCGTGATTCGGACCTGCAGTTGTAG
- a CDS encoding pyridoxal-dependent decarboxylase, exosortase A system-associated gives MDRFDLSGAELQVGGLALSLLAERVGQTPFYAYDRALIAARIAAVRQVLPAGVHLHYAIKANPMPALVGFVRPLVDGMDVASAAELRLALDAGADPQGIGFAGPGKREAELRQAVASGVLLHVESARELHLLADAAQSLGRGARVALRINPDFELRGAGMHMGGGAKPFGVDAEQAPALLRAMGRQGLVFEGFHVYPGSQNLRGEVIAESLRRSLDLVLRLAQDAPAPVRSVNLGGGWGIPYFPADRRLDLAPVAEALAQVRERLVQAQPGAHLVVELGRYLVGEAGVYVARVLDRKQSRDQVFLVTDGGMHQHLAASGNFGQVIRRNYPVVIGNRLQSAERETASVVGPLCTPLDVLADRMDLAVAEPGDLVAVLQSGAYGASASPQGFLSHPACLEVLV, from the coding sequence ATGGATCGCTTTGACCTCTCGGGCGCCGAGCTGCAGGTAGGGGGGCTGGCGCTGTCGCTGCTCGCCGAGCGCGTCGGCCAGACCCCGTTCTATGCCTACGACCGCGCGCTGATTGCGGCGCGCATTGCCGCCGTGCGCCAGGTGCTGCCCGCGGGCGTGCACCTGCACTACGCGATCAAGGCCAACCCCATGCCCGCCCTTGTGGGTTTCGTGCGGCCGCTGGTCGACGGCATGGACGTGGCGTCGGCGGCCGAACTGCGGCTGGCGCTGGATGCCGGGGCGGACCCGCAGGGCATAGGCTTTGCCGGCCCGGGCAAGCGCGAGGCGGAGCTGCGCCAGGCCGTGGCCTCGGGCGTGCTGCTGCATGTGGAGTCGGCGCGCGAGCTGCACCTGCTGGCCGACGCAGCCCAGTCCCTGGGCCGAGGCGCGCGCGTGGCCCTGCGCATCAACCCGGACTTTGAGCTGCGCGGCGCCGGCATGCACATGGGCGGCGGCGCCAAGCCCTTCGGCGTGGATGCCGAGCAGGCCCCGGCGCTGCTGCGGGCCATGGGCAGGCAGGGACTGGTCTTCGAGGGTTTTCATGTCTATCCGGGCTCGCAGAACCTGCGCGGCGAAGTCATTGCCGAGAGCCTGCGCCGCTCGCTCGATCTGGTGCTGCGCCTGGCGCAGGACGCGCCGGCGCCGGTGCGCAGCGTCAACCTGGGCGGGGGCTGGGGCATACCGTACTTCCCGGCAGACAGGCGGTTGGACCTCGCTCCCGTGGCCGAGGCATTGGCCCAGGTGCGAGAGCGGCTCGTGCAGGCCCAGCCCGGCGCGCATCTGGTCGTGGAGCTGGGTCGCTACCTCGTGGGCGAGGCCGGCGTGTACGTGGCCCGGGTGCTCGATCGCAAGCAGTCGCGCGACCAGGTGTTTCTCGTGACCGACGGCGGCATGCACCAGCACCTTGCGGCATCGGGCAACTTCGGGCAGGTCATACGGCGCAACTATCCCGTGGTCATTGGCAACCGGCTGCAGTCGGCCGAGCGCGAGACGGCCTCTGTGGTCGGCCCCCTGTGCACGCCGCTCGACGTGCTGGCCGACCGCATGGATCTCGCAGTCGCCGAGCCCGGCGACCTGGTGGCCGTTCTGCAGTCCGGGGCCTATGGCGCCAGCGCCAGTCCGCAGGGCTTTCTGAGCCACCCCGCGTGCCTCGAGGTGCTGGTGTAG